Proteins encoded within one genomic window of Apis mellifera strain DH4 linkage group LG1, Amel_HAv3.1, whole genome shotgun sequence:
- the LOC100578309 gene encoding uncharacterized protein LOC100578309 isoform X2, whose protein sequence is MKEDEELLIPHGNTMFGLCAICHLALGNINSNFSQYIPCSKGHAVCQRCIQHFALQSDPGCILCHAQYQQSNINLSRESNVSLNSIYTHLKRMQIPRQQLEYYSKHHQHLQQYIPIDIEQSYNKSWNQNYPCATQNIERNTLGYYNDYFEEISDYDQIKEQNNMREQRNKNCDKQRRQSYCNLFKKGNTESYMSEAKVSGQISAECSRRPIRCPRIDCAINVAFSALTHHFIFDHPEVPILNVEPGIKSTLIVSFSALSSNSSRCLALLLVSGKLSEPVARLFNGSQINPKYRNRLPLPVLAARLHCTDQCIPNDKINKKKNFREKDIIIAWVAGLDIGNTNKLLCSIQAVDKIDNEGLRCLTYTGPVNSLRTAQCPQDIFSTGDCIVLHEGLLSHITSDCATLNVNVTVH, encoded by the exons AtgaaagaagatgaagaattaCTGATACCACATGGGAATACGATGTTTGGACTCTGTGCTATTTGTCATCTCGCtcttggaaatataaattctaattttagtcAATATATTCCTTGTTCAAAGGGTCATGCTGTGTGTCAACGTTGTATTCAACACTTTGCGCTTCAATCAG aTCCTGGCTGTATTCTTTGTCATGCACAGTATCaacaatcaaatataaatttatcgcgaGAAAGTAATGTTAGTTTGAATTCAATATACACGCATCTAAAGAGAATGCAAATTCCACGACAacaattggaatattattcgaaGCATCATCAACATTTACAGCAATACATCCCTATTGACATTGAGCAATCATATAACAAGTCTTGGAATCAAAATTATCCATGTGCAacacaaaatattgaaagaaatacatTAGGATATTACAATGATTATTTTGAAGAGATATCTGATTATGATCAAattaaagaacaaaataaCATGCGCGAAcaacgaaacaaaaattgtgACAAACAGAGACGACAaagttattgtaatttatttaaaaaaggaaatacagAGTCATATATGTCTGAAGCAAAAGTTAGCGGACAAATTAGCGCAGAATGTTCTCGAAGACCGATTCGCTGTCCACGAATTGATTGTGCCATAAATGTAGCTTTTTCAGCGTTAActcatcatttcatttttgatcaTCCAGAAGTACCTATCCTGAATGTAGAGCCAGGTATTAAAAGTACACTCATCGTCAGTTTTAGTGCCCTATCTTCCAATTCTAGTAGATGTCTGGCTCTCCTTTTAGTTTCCGGTAAACTCTC AGAACCTGTTGCGAGATTGTTTAATGGTAGTCAAATCAACCcaaaatatcgaaatcgtTTACCATTACCAGTATTAGCTGCTCGGCTACATTGTACAGATCAATGCATACCTAATgacaagattaataaaaagaaaaattttcgtgagaaagatataattatcgcTTGGGTTGCTGGGCTGGATATTGGAAATACAAACAAACTTTTATGTAGTATTcag GCTGTAGACAAGATTGATAATGAAGGCTTACGTTGCCTAACATATACAGGTCCAGTGAATTCATTAAGAACTGCTCAATGTCCTCAAGACATTTTTTCAACAGGTGATTGCATAGTTCTGCACGAAGGTCTTCTCAGTCACATTACATCAGATTGTGCTACACTCAATGTCAATGTTACTgtgcattaa
- the LOC100578309 gene encoding uncharacterized protein LOC100578309 isoform X1 → MIICNSSMKEFFQRAELKEQNDEKKIQENKNFRSGTTKEKEIKCEEDMKEDEELLIPHGNTMFGLCAICHLALGNINSNFSQYIPCSKGHAVCQRCIQHFALQSDPGCILCHAQYQQSNINLSRESNVSLNSIYTHLKRMQIPRQQLEYYSKHHQHLQQYIPIDIEQSYNKSWNQNYPCATQNIERNTLGYYNDYFEEISDYDQIKEQNNMREQRNKNCDKQRRQSYCNLFKKGNTESYMSEAKVSGQISAECSRRPIRCPRIDCAINVAFSALTHHFIFDHPEVPILNVEPGIKSTLIVSFSALSSNSSRCLALLLVSGKLSEPVARLFNGSQINPKYRNRLPLPVLAARLHCTDQCIPNDKINKKKNFREKDIIIAWVAGLDIGNTNKLLCSIQAVDKIDNEGLRCLTYTGPVNSLRTAQCPQDIFSTGDCIVLHEGLLSHITSDCATLNVNVTVH, encoded by the exons atgattatatgtaatagtagcatgaaagaattttttcagcGTGCAGAACTGAAAGAAcaaaatgatgaaaagaagatacaagaaaacaaaaattttagaagCGGAACGACcaaggagaaagaaataaaatgcgAAGAAGATAtgaaagaagatgaagaattaCTGATACCACATGGGAATACGATGTTTGGACTCTGTGCTATTTGTCATCTCGCtcttggaaatataaattctaattttagtcAATATATTCCTTGTTCAAAGGGTCATGCTGTGTGTCAACGTTGTATTCAACACTTTGCGCTTCAATCAG aTCCTGGCTGTATTCTTTGTCATGCACAGTATCaacaatcaaatataaatttatcgcgaGAAAGTAATGTTAGTTTGAATTCAATATACACGCATCTAAAGAGAATGCAAATTCCACGACAacaattggaatattattcgaaGCATCATCAACATTTACAGCAATACATCCCTATTGACATTGAGCAATCATATAACAAGTCTTGGAATCAAAATTATCCATGTGCAacacaaaatattgaaagaaatacatTAGGATATTACAATGATTATTTTGAAGAGATATCTGATTATGATCAAattaaagaacaaaataaCATGCGCGAAcaacgaaacaaaaattgtgACAAACAGAGACGACAaagttattgtaatttatttaaaaaaggaaatacagAGTCATATATGTCTGAAGCAAAAGTTAGCGGACAAATTAGCGCAGAATGTTCTCGAAGACCGATTCGCTGTCCACGAATTGATTGTGCCATAAATGTAGCTTTTTCAGCGTTAActcatcatttcatttttgatcaTCCAGAAGTACCTATCCTGAATGTAGAGCCAGGTATTAAAAGTACACTCATCGTCAGTTTTAGTGCCCTATCTTCCAATTCTAGTAGATGTCTGGCTCTCCTTTTAGTTTCCGGTAAACTCTC AGAACCTGTTGCGAGATTGTTTAATGGTAGTCAAATCAACCcaaaatatcgaaatcgtTTACCATTACCAGTATTAGCTGCTCGGCTACATTGTACAGATCAATGCATACCTAATgacaagattaataaaaagaaaaattttcgtgagaaagatataattatcgcTTGGGTTGCTGGGCTGGATATTGGAAATACAAACAAACTTTTATGTAGTATTcag GCTGTAGACAAGATTGATAATGAAGGCTTACGTTGCCTAACATATACAGGTCCAGTGAATTCATTAAGAACTGCTCAATGTCCTCAAGACATTTTTTCAACAGGTGATTGCATAGTTCTGCACGAAGGTCTTCTCAGTCACATTACATCAGATTGTGCTACACTCAATGTCAATGTTACTgtgcattaa